The DNA window TTTCATAGTTGGCTCTTGCAGTAACCCTCGGTGTGACCGCTTCCTGCCCGGTGCAGAGTGGCGACACTTCCCCATATGGTGCACGCTGATGCGTCATCTCTGGAGACTGCAGAGGATCAGGGTCCTCCAGTGTCAGACATCTGCATTTCGGTCGGATTTAAGGGCTGCACCCTCACAGTTCGAGGGTGCCGCAGAGGACTGTATTACCCCAGGTTCCTGGAGTAGCGGGTGCCGCAGAGGACTGTATTACCCCAGGTTCCTGGGGTAGCGGGTGCCGCAGAGGACTGTATTACCCCAGGTTCCTGGGGTAGcgggtgccgcagaggactgcattaccccgggttcctgggGTAGCGGGTGCCGCAGAGGACTGTATTACCCCAGGTTCCTGGGGTAGcgggtgccgcagaggactgcattaccccgggttcctggggtagcgggtgccgcagaggactgcattaccccgggttcctggggtagcgggtgccgcagaggactgcattaccccgggttcctggggtagcgggtgccgcagaggactgcattaccccgggttcctggggtagcgggtgccgcagaggactgcattaccccgggttcctggggtagcgggtgccgcagaggactgcattaccccgggttcctggggtagcgggtgccgcagaggactgtattaccccgggttcctggggtagcgggtgccgcagaggactgtattaccccgggttcctggggtagcgggtgccgcagaggactgcattaccccgggttcctggggtagcgggtgccgcagaggactgcattaccccgggttcctggggtagcgggtgccgcagaggactgcattaccccgggttcctggggtagcgggtgccgcagaggactgcattaccccgggttcctggggtagcgggtgccgcagaggactgcattaccccgggttcctggggtagcgggtgccgcagaggactgcattaccccgggttcctggggtagcgggtgccgcagaggactgcattaccctgGGTTCCTGGGGTAGCGGGTGCCGCAGAGGACTGAATTACCCCGGATTCCTGGGGTAGcgggtgccgcagaggactgcattaccccgggttcctggggtagcgggtgccgcagaggactgcattaccctgggttcctggggtagcgggtgccgcagaggactgcattatcCCGGGTTCCTGGGGTAACGGGTGccacagaggactgcattaccccgggttcaacgggtgccgcagaggactgcattaccccgggttcaacgggtgccgcagaggactgcattaccccgggttcctggggtagcgggtgccgcagaggactgcattaccccgggttcctgggGTAGCGGGTGCCGCAGAGGACTGAATTACCCCGGATTCCTGGGGTAGcgggtgccgcagaggactgcattaccccgggttcctggggtagcgggtgccgcagaggactgcattaccctgggttcctggggtagcgggtgccgcagaggactgcattatcCCGGGTTCCTGGGGTAACGGGTGccacagaggactgcattaccccgggttcaacgggtgccgcagaggactgcattaccctgGGTTCAAcgggtgccgcagaggactgcattactccgggttcctggggtagcgggtgccgcagaggactgcattaccccgggttcctggggtagcgggtgccgcagaggactgcattaccccgggttcctggggtagcgggtgccgcagaggactgtattaccccgggttcctggggtagcgggtgccgcagaggactgcattaccccgggttcctggggtagcgggtgccgcagaggactgcattaccccgggttcctggagtagcgggtgccgcagaggactgcattaccctgggttcctggggtagcgggtgccgcagaggactgcattaccccgggttcctggagtagcgggtgccgcagaggactgcattaccccgggttcctggggtagcgggtgccgcagaggactgcattaccccgggttcctggggtagcgggtgccgcagaggactgcattaccccgggttcctggggtagcgggtgccgcagaggactgcattaccccgggttcctgggGTAGCGGGTGCCGCAGAGGACTGTATTACCCCGGGTTCCTGTGGTAGCGGGTGCCCCAGAGGACTGCATTACTCCGGGTTCCTGGGGTAGcgggtgccgcagaggactgcattaccccgggttcctggggtagcgggtgccccagaggactgcattactccgggttcctggggtagcgggtgccgcagaggactgcattaccccgggttcaacgggtgccgcagaggactgcattaccctgggttcctggggtagcgggtgccgcagaggactgcattaccccgggttcctggggtaacgggtgccgcagaggactgcattaccccgggttcctggagtagcgggtgccgcagaggactgcattaccccgggttcctggagtagcgggtgccgcagaggactgcattaccccgggttcctggagtagcgggtgccgcagaggactgcattaccccgggttcctggagtagcgggtgccgcagaggactgcattaccccgggttcaacgggtgccgcagaggactgcattaccccgggttcaacgggtgccgcagaggactgcattaccccgggttcaacgggtgccgcagaggactgcattactccgggttcctggggtagcgggtgccgcagaggactgcattaccccgggttcaacgggtgccgcagaggactgcattactccgggttcctggggtagcgggtgccgcagaggactgcattaccccgggttcctggggtagcgggtgccgcagaggactgcattaccccgggttcctggggtagcgggtgccgcagaggactgcattactccgggttcctggggtagcgggtgccgcagaggactgcattactcGGGTTTCTGGGGTAGcgggtgccgcagaggactgcattactcGGGTTTCTGGGGTAGcgggtgccgcagaggactgcattaccccgggttcctggggtagcgggtgctgcagaggactgcattaccccgggttcaacgggtgccgcagaggactgcattaccccgggttcaacgggtgccgcagaggactgcattaccccgggttcaacgggtgccgcagaggactgcattaccccgggttcctggggtagcggttgccgcagaggactgcattaccccgggttcctggggtagcgggtgccgcagaggactgcattaccccgggttcctggggtagcgggtgccgcagaggactgcattaccccgggttcctggagtagcgggtgccgcagaggactgcattaccccgggttcctggggtagcgggtgccgcagaggactgcattaccccgggttcctggggtagcgggtgccgcagaggactgcattactcggggttcctggggtagcgggtgccgcagaggactgcattaccccgggttcctggggtagcgggtgccgcagaggactgcattaacCCCGGGTTCCTGGAGTAGcgggtgccgcagaggactgcattaccccgggttcctggggtagcgggtgccgcagaggactgcattaccccgggttcctggggtagcgggtgccgcagaggactgcattactcggggttcctggggtagcgggtgccagaggactgcattaccccgggttcctggggtagcgggtgccgcagaggactgcattactccgggttcctggggtagcgggtgccgcagaggactgcattaccccgggttcctggggtagcgggtgccgcagaggactgcattaccccgggttcaacgggtgccgcagaggactgcattaccccgggttcctggggtagcgggtgccagaggactgcattaccccgggttcctggggtagcgggtatcgcagaggactgcattaccccgggttcctggggtagcgggtgccagaggactgcattaccccgggttcctgggatagcgggtgccgcagaggactgcattaccccgggttcctggggtagcgggtgccgcagaggactgcattaccccgggttcctggaagaccaatgctggcCACCGCACTACATACATTTAAATTGCCCGCTTCCCAGGCTGAGCTAGCAACGGGTTTAGAGGGGTAGCTGCCCATTGGCTGGGACCTGCCCAATCCAGAAGCCAGAAGCACAGAGAGGGGAGTGGTCGGTTGGGAGAGGGAGTCTGAGGGAGTCGGGAGTGAGAGGGTGTGTGTGGTCCGGAGGAGGCCTCGGTAAATGAAAGAGGAGACTGGTCACCTGAAGGGGAACAGAGCCAGTACCCTAAAGGACCGAGCAcgacggggcacaggaccctaATCTGGGCGGAAGTTTCAAGCCCACCCAATAATCCCGCAGGTGATCGGGGACTGTCAGGGTCCGTCACCACTGAAGGTATGGGAGGTCTGACCCAAGAGACGTTCACGTTACCTGTTATACGTACCCAGAAGGACAAGAGGGAGAACAGAGAGGGACCCCAAgttgctccaggccacggggaccctaaTACCAAAAAGTTGAACGACGGTCACCAcgccagcactgggacaaagggaacccGGGACCATGAAACCAGCAAGAAGTGGGCTGCGGCTACCACGACTCAGTGGGTAAAACCCAGTTAAACCGCAAAATCCGTGTCGTCTGAATTATTGCTTTACCTTCCTCAGCACCAACTGCTGCCCCTAACATTGATCCCCTGGGGCCtaaccctactggcggagggttcaACATCTATGCTGCACCGCACCAACAGCCCCAGCAGAGGACATTAAGCAGCGGTGGCTTTCCCCTAaatagccgcacaccgcaagtggcatcacagacattttGTACATATTCTCTTGTAAATATGCCTTCTTTTTCAAGCTacccccggggtcacggaacccgGCACCGGCCACCTGAGTGACATTGTCCCCCTGTATCCAACGCCCAGAACCGTGTACCCTAGGCCCTGGGGCGCCTCCGTTACACATACTGTTTTGGCTGTGCTTGCCTTTTGTGAGAGACGAACAAGTGGTTTTCCTTTCTTTTGTTGAATATCTTGGTAATGTGTCTGTGTTCGGTTATTGAATGTCTTGGTAATGTGTCTGTGTTCGGTTGTTGAATGTTTTGGTTCTGTATCTGTGTTCAGTTATTGAATGTCTTGCTTCTGTATCTGTGTTCGGTTGTTGAATGTCTTAGTTCTGTATCTGTGTTCGGTTGTTGAATGTCTTGGTTCTTTATCTGTGTTTGGTTGTTGAATGTCTTGGTTCTGTATCTGTGTTCGGTTGTCTCTGCTCACTTGAAGTGCTTGCACTGACTTCCGCCCTTTGTTTAGGAGTAGTCTGTGACTAGAGCTGGTGTGACCCAATTGGCAGGATCCAGTTCAGTATATAAGTGTCACACAAACAGAAACCTGGCCAACTGTCCTGGCGGCGGCTTCTGTtcggattgcagattctgacaccccaCCTGTcttggatcaacacaggcagactcgggtgtcaacctgctgtgtgctgactcataggcaggctagcaagagttcatctctgctggtctgctttctcctttgatcacatgttgtggggaggcctatcacatctgctcacctcctatttatgctggtggaatccttccacccatgtcaGCTATAGCTTGTTCTGTaagttgtggtgtcccagatttactggtgaaagttgtgcttttttCTTGATGTGATTGTGGAGTTTACAccattttgtagcttccttcctgctcttgtttttcctcctgaatctcttattgtcttatcctatgTGTGCATGGTGTGTGACAGaggtttggttttcccttgtctctcTTTATATgtgggttttatcacactccagtcCCGTCCCTCCCTGTTCAGATTGGAGATGCTGACACTCCACCCACcttggatcaacacaggcagactcgggtgttaacctgctgtgtgctgattcataggccagctagcaagagttaatctctaccgTCTGCTTTCGCCTTTGATCACATATTGTGGGGTGGCCAATCACATCTTCTCcgttcctatttatgctggtggaatcctttcgcctatgccagctatagtttgtctttgttgatctgtgagttgtggtgtcccagactgtcTGATGAACATTGTGCTTTTTCTTCTTAGTGCGGTTGTGGAGTTCACCtcattttgtacttccttcctgatcTTGTTTTCCTCTGAACCTCTTATTTTTTTTAtcctgtgtgtgcgtgctgtgtgacagagttttggttttcccttggctgactttatctgtgggtttcattacACTCCTCTCCCGTCCTTCCCTGGGGGAGGGGAAATCAGATAAAGACTGGTCGGaagcagggctaggaaggagactcaggcatctccaccatcaggagtatccctgagttaGCTTGAGGGACAGATTAGGAGCCCCGGTTCTCCCTGGTTctccactatcccatagtcatcgtgtcAGAGATGCCGACTTACTCATCATCCCAGCCGGGTCGCGTCCTCCCACACTTCCCCGGCCGTCCACGTGCTTTGCTGCTTCCTTCCCCTCCCGagccctgtacatgctgcacagaGTTCCCGGGAGTGCAACTAAGACACGCACGCAcatcggccctcctcttaaagggtcgGCGTGCCACTTCCAGGAAATACCTCACCCTATGGCTAAGAAGCACTGTATATTTAAGGCACACTccaattaggggaggtgcctgtgcaacaaatTCAGTTAGTCAGTATATCAGTCTGCTAGCTACTTGTCAGGTCCCGTTAACCCTGTGTCCATCCCCAGTACCTGCCTTCCAATGCCTGTGTGCCCCTGCCATGCTCACCATTTCTGTCAGTACCCGCCTGCCTGTAGCGGTCTATTCCTCTGTCCATCAccagtcctgggggtcagctgccacagtcctggacactgccctgggattggtacctggcgtccgcctcatGGTTGGAGCTTAGTTAAGCCCGTCCCATTGAAGGGTAAGCCCGGTTCCCCCCgtatggttcagtgggtccactaatcccgctcactGCCTCTACACCGGCCGCGAGCGTTACAAACATGCTCCAGCTTCTTCCTTGTATCTTCCGCTATAAAACCAGTTCTTGACCTGTACAAGTTCCTTTCTTATTTGATATTCATCTACGATCTTGGACCTTACAAATCCTCGCGTCATGTCTGCCCCAAGCTTTGTGCATTGATCAGTGCAATATATGTCTCTGGGAAACTGCACTGCACACACCTGCAATGTGGCTGTCTTCTATATCCTCACCCACTGATCTCCCATGTGTGATCACATTTATAACCGCTCCTTTGCTGTCTCATATTATTTCTCCTCACCAGATATTCTCCACTGCTAGGTCGTCATCTCGTTCAGTTTCTATAGTGCCGATCATATCGGTGTTCCCATGTCTTACGTGGGTGAGTTTTTCCTCCGCCACTAATAGGCAACATCCATTATTAGCTTATATGCTCTTTATCTTATTCCTGGTTTAATAATTTATGGTCTCTCTGTAATAATAACCTATGACAAGTCCTATATGGACAGTATCATTTCCACCAAATTTGTCATTATTTATGTATCCCCGCGCTGCCGCCCATTTTCCGACATCGCGGAAGAGGAGAATTAATTGTGTTATTTGCATACAACAACCATCCCCGACAATATGGAGGATACAGAATAGAAATGACACAAAATAATAAGTAAAATAGAGAGGTCATACAATGTAGACGAGAGCAACCGCACACACACAAACTCTatggccagagctccatctgctcaaCACATTCCCCCTcagcataagcctgcagctgttgctATTGCTCCAACAAAGGTCCCAAATTTTGGTCTGAACATGTTGGTGGCTGGAAATTACACTAATATAACGTCCATTCCTATATGTTACTGATAGATGTATCCTATATAGAGAAGGCTTGTTCATATCACGCTAAGTATGGGGGAGTACCAAGGAAACGGCAAAAAGGGAGAGGGAAGTCCTGTGTCTaacgggggggggggagatggtgacctctgataaAACCTACTCCTGGCTCCTCTGACGTCCATAGATAGATTTCGCaactatgcaccaagcaggatacctggccctggctaaccctgaactgggcccttggCAATAAATGGGTGGGACgagcgctagtcaaccccactaaggggtacttctcacatagcgagatcgctgctgagtcacgggttttgtgacgtaccagtgacctcatcagcgatctcgctgtgtgtgtgtgacactaagcagcgacctggcccctgctgtgaaatcgctgatcgttacacactgttctggttcattttttgctcgttggtctcccactgtgcagcacacattggcatgcttgacggcgggagaccaacgagcatcgACTCTGTGTAagcgtgtacgctggtaaccagggtaaatatcgggtaaccaagcaaagggctttgcttagttatccgatatttaccctggttaccagcgtacaccgcttagcgctggctccctgcacacgtagccaggataaatatcgggtaactaagcaaagcgatttgcttagttacccgatatttaccttgggtaccagcgtacgctgcttacaggtttccagtgctggctccctgcacacgtagccagggtaaatatcgggtaactaagcaaagcgctttgcttggttacccgatatttaccctggttaccagcgtacgctgcttacaggttGTCAGCACTGGCtcactgcacatgtagccagggtaaatatcgggtaactaagcaaagcgctttgcttagtaacccgatgtgtaccctagctacatatacagggagccagcgcaggcagcctgtaagcggtgtacgctggtaaccagggtaaatttcgggtaaccaagcatagcggtttgcttagttacctgatatttaccctggttaccaagcgcagcatcgttacatgagtcactggtggctggtcgctggtgagatctgcctgattgacagctcaccatcaaccatgtagcaaagcaccaacgatccctgccaggtcggaccgctggtgggatcgttggtgcgtcgctacatgtgaacccagcctaagtcctaaagaacacacagggaaaacaaacagggaaaagcaaacaaacaacttatctccagatgactccagATGGGAGAGGATCTGCAACATGAAACAATGTTTCTAAAGgccgactgcttgcaatcaggactGTATAGAAacataactctatcaccagcaacataccaaggggaaatgcTGGTATATAAAGACACACAGGGTGAGGGATGAGGATTAGCAGCTGAAAGTAAAAGATCTCCGCAGgttcctaaaggggaaagagtaaactcttaacagagaagacacacaaaCCTCCATTCTcaccacagaggaaaggatggaatatcaaatagcagcgaccttctacagccggacaccacagggatatctgtcacccgtgacacacccgtgacagtgccCTACATTTCCTGTTATCCGACACTTCGCATGTGATGAGCATTCCGGATTATTCAGTGCCGCCAGTACTACTAAAATCATGGAAGCTTCAGCTGATATTACTTTCTAGGGGTCGTTCTTACCAGTAGGTCGTGCCGTCTGAGCCGTCCATTTTCTGCAGGAATATATTTTATTGTCATCAGGTCACACATTGAGTACATGAGCCGTATGGCGCGTCTGACTATGACGTAGATGGCGCCCGTGTGGTTATTTTCTGGGTTATAGGAAGGTGTAGATACATGAGACGTCTCTCTACGTTCCTCACTTGTTGGCCCTGATCTTCATTTCGGTAAATTTGTAGGAATATCTGTAGCCTTTCCCAGTATCCCAAATGACACCACTACTTGTGCTGTTTGAGCCGCGGAGGTAAAGTCCATTTAGATTAGCATAGTGACACTTCTTATACCACCAGCCTCCTTTGTATTTGTTTGCACAGTCATCTGAGCTAATATCATTATCCTGGTCCTTGGTGGAAAACATGGTGTCATTGTGGTAAGTCATAGAGTCTCCTGGAAATTCGATAAAATGTACATTATTAGACCTCATTAGAGCATTGTAAATTTCCATCCCATAGCCAGGTGTTATAACCAGAACATGTGCAGGTGAACACGGGGACATCACGCCCCTCTATTACCTCCTAAACCCTAAAATATTATGTGTGAGTTCAGATAACCCCATTCAGGACTGGCTTTACGTTGCAGGGGCGCCCTACGTACCCTCCTGGTGCCTCCCTTCTCCCACGCACATTGTACAAATAATAATACAATATAGAGTCAAATAACAGTGCCATATGTTGGCTACTAATGCTACCATATCGCTTTATAAATACTAGTAGCTACATTTTCTTTTTTCATCTGGTGTAAATGCCGATGTTCTCCCGAATCCGGCGAAGTTTTTCTTtcattcctgcgcctctccgttcctgagatatggcctcctcttccctgcatatataatgttagtatTTTTAGGCAAATAGGTGGAGTCATAAAGAGGACGGCCCCCAAGGAGCTGAGGGAACCTCCCATGTAGCTAAAAtaagccatatctcaggaatggagaggcacagaaacaaaagaaaaatatcaccggattcaggagaacagggaCATTTAgaccaagtaaaaaaaaataaattaatttatgaTAAGTGAAAAGCAGAGGTTACACAAAAGGAAAATGTCTGAACTGAGCCTTAAAACTGCAGTAGAATTGGGTTAGCCTCCTCTATGATCCCTGGTGCATATTTTGTACACGTTTTGGTCACGTTTTTAGTGATTAAGTAATATATTGATGCTTGTGTGATGGCCATCATGATCTGGTCAGTTGGGGTTGTTTTTTCTGCTCCTGGGTCGCAGACTGGTATATGAAGTACCATATCCGGTCTCTCACCTGCATTGCCACTTGTGAAGACACCCAGCAATAATTTGTATTTCTGCGACTCCCCAAAAACTGTGAATGATTCATATTTGGCAAAGTAATTGTTATATTCGTCATCCTGAAAATCGATCCGCAATGTCCAAGAGCCTGTAATGGAATACAAAGTTATCAGAGGGCGACCCCGCTGGCAAAACCTGTACTTTCCAGGGAGAGCACTCGACTGAAGCTGGCAAACTCGTCCCTACATCCCTGCTGCATCGGAGGTGAGAAACTAAGCAGAGGGATTAGAAAATCGTAAACAATGGTATTTTCACTTTTGGTTGGAGTTTCCTTTTATGTTATTTCTTGCCTATATGTCATGTGGTCCCCATATATAGCCAGGTAAAAGGGAAATTAAATACAGAGACAGGATTAAATCATTCACCACAGGCGAAAGTAGTCGATATAGAGGAGCCACTTCCTTTCTAGAGCACAAACAGTACATGCTCCGCCCCCGAGGAGCGCAGCGTCACCTGAGGATGTGATTCTATGAAGATTTTCATTGCCCAACCAGAATTCATTCATGCGGTTCCCAAATCCAATCTTGTATGAATTCCAATCACGAAAGAAATCCACCGAGCCGTCCGAGCGCCTCTGAAAAACCTGTAATGGAAAAGGAAAGTTCAGCAGCTGGGCAAGTGACAAATCTTGTCCACACCCCTTCTTATCCCAATTTTCCTTCTCCAAGACTTTTAAGACTGTAAGGACATCCCGACACTTTGACTGTTTGTTCTGCAGTGCATCTGTGcacagtgagctgtcaatcaaagcgTCGGGGGGTGCTTAAAGCCACCACTCACTGTGACTCTATCCGCTCTGGCATGCCTCTATGATTGAATAGCTCCCCCAATGGGTGAAAAGGCAATGGGTGTCAGCACACTTCGGTCACAACCAGTGGTAGTTCCGATTTGGGGTTTTAAACCGCTTAGATGCTGCAGTCAGTATCAATtgcagcatctagatggttaacagagggaAGTGGATCCGCATTTTACGTTCATGGATTCGGTGATTGCTTCCAGCTAAGGTGGTCTGTTGGGATGTTAGAAACACTTTAATGaagaaaatgtaattttttttcccactttgagttaattcctgtgaagcacctgaagggt is part of the Anomaloglossus baeobatrachus isolate aAnoBae1 chromosome 9, aAnoBae1.hap1, whole genome shotgun sequence genome and encodes:
- the LOC142250774 gene encoding ficolin-2-like — its product is MKVSWLPGLCAALVALGNGDDSCPDVKIVGVGGSDRLSILRGCPGIPGPSGPKGEPGEKGEPGPSGSIGKMGPTGQKGEPGASGIKEEKRARDCKELQDRREILSDWYTIFPDGKTPLTVLCDMHTDGGGWIVFQRRSDGSVDFFRDWNSYKIGFGNRMNEFWLGNENLHRITSSGSWTLRIDFQDDEYNNYFAKYESFTVFGESQKYKLLLGVFTSGNAGDSMTYHNDTMFSTKDQDNDISSDDCANKYKGGWWYKKCHYANLNGLYLRGSNSTSSGVIWDTGKGYRYSYKFTEMKIRANK